The following are encoded in a window of Paracoccus seriniphilus genomic DNA:
- a CDS encoding amidohydrolase family protein: protein MKIDAHQHYWQISRGDYAWMDDSVAPIRRDHGPADLDPLRRAAGIAGSVVIQAADSIAETRYLLDLAAVTSSILGVVGWVDLAAADAGRHLVALSQNPLFKGVRPMLQDIEWTEWVLQKQVLDNLAHLADLGLRMDALITPRHLPVIDELARQLPQLPIVIDHCAKPAFPKTRKMQADWLAGISSLAGHDSIMCKLSGLITEHGPGWNADTLRPAYRHVLDCFGAQRLMWGSDWPVLNLQGNYASWHDCAEQLTAGLNEDDRAAIFGGTAAQFYGLDPVTTG from the coding sequence ATGAAAATCGACGCACATCAGCATTACTGGCAAATCAGCCGCGGTGATTATGCCTGGATGGATGACAGCGTCGCTCCGATCCGGCGCGACCATGGCCCCGCCGATCTGGATCCGTTGCGACGGGCCGCCGGGATCGCAGGCAGTGTCGTGATTCAGGCCGCCGACAGTATTGCCGAGACGCGCTATCTGCTGGATCTGGCGGCCGTGACGTCATCCATTCTGGGCGTCGTTGGCTGGGTGGATCTGGCGGCGGCGGATGCCGGGCGGCATCTGGTCGCACTGTCCCAGAATCCGCTCTTCAAGGGCGTCCGCCCGATGTTGCAGGATATCGAGTGGACGGAATGGGTCCTGCAGAAGCAGGTTCTGGACAATCTTGCGCATCTGGCCGATCTGGGCCTGCGGATGGATGCGCTGATCACCCCCCGCCATCTGCCGGTGATCGATGAACTCGCACGGCAGTTGCCGCAACTTCCCATTGTGATCGACCATTGCGCCAAGCCGGCTTTTCCCAAGACCCGCAAGATGCAGGCCGATTGGCTGGCAGGCATCTCGTCGCTGGCAGGCCATGACTCGATCATGTGCAAACTCTCGGGGCTGATCACCGAACATGGACCGGGATGGAATGCCGACACATTGCGGCCTGCCTATCGCCATGTTCTGGACTGTTTCGGGGCGCAGCGGCTGATGTGGGGCAGCGACTGGCCGGTGCTGAACCTGCAAGGGAACTATGCCAGTTGGCATGATTGTGCAGAGCAACTGACCGCCGGGCTGAACGAAGATGATCGTGCTGCGATTTTCGGCGGCACGGCGGCGCAGTTTTACGGCCTCGACCCCGTGACCACAGGATAG
- a CDS encoding L-rhamnose mutarotase codes for MKRMGMVIGLRPEHVAEYKRLHADVWPQVLERLRQSNITNYSIFLRQPENLMFSYWEYTGSDFEADNAAIAADPVTQDWWKICGPMQAPLPSRDAGEWWAGMEEVFHLD; via the coding sequence ATGAAACGCATGGGAATGGTGATCGGCCTTCGGCCCGAACATGTCGCCGAGTACAAACGCCTTCACGCCGATGTCTGGCCGCAGGTTCTGGAACGCCTGCGCCAGTCGAACATCACCAACTACTCGATCTTCCTGCGCCAGCCCGAGAACCTGATGTTCAGTTATTGGGAGTATACCGGCTCGGATTTCGAGGCCGACAATGCCGCCATTGCCGCCGATCCGGTGACGCAGGATTGGTGGAAAATCTGCGGCCCCATGCAGGCCCCCCTGCCCAGCCGCGATGCCGGTGAATGGTGGGCCGGCATGGAAGAGGTCTTTCACCTCGATTGA